One Anoplopoma fimbria isolate UVic2021 breed Golden Eagle Sablefish chromosome 21, Afim_UVic_2022, whole genome shotgun sequence DNA segment encodes these proteins:
- the LOC129111087 gene encoding carboxylesterase 5A-like, whose translation MRNLLLHLFLISVLLQCSLAPAGSRSKKSGPVLTLKFGALRGHYRAVRGTEQQVEEYLGIPFAHPPLGPLRFAAPRPAEPWDGVRDATKMLKMCLQDAAPVEEAWRTFPVKYPSVEMSEDCLYLNVYRPSAEPTTGDGVDPWGLASGGAFQYDGSPLAVYQNVVVVVIQYRLSILGLLRYQTETHIYGVFLKGPPEDVLKNQEFQKVPMLIGVTNHEFGWMLPQASGLNEVMLNEYLQQDDSPENVRDAFTETLGDMVLALPVLKVSAYHGDAGVPVYVYEFQHNGTRPTSVRADHYDDVPLFAPGTLWLQVLETGRSLIHGCT comes from the exons ATGAGGaaccttctcctccacctgttCTTGATATCCGTGCTCCTGCAGTGTTCTTTGGCTCCAGCAGGCAGCAGATCAA AGAAGTCTGGACCTGTGCTGACTCTAAAGTTCGGCGCTTTGCGAGGACattacagggcagtgagaggtacagagcagcaggtggaggagtATTTAGGAATCCCGTTTGCTCATCCACCTTTGGGGCCCTTGCGGTTCGCTGCCCCCCGCCCGGCTGAGCCCTGGGACGGGGTGAGGGATGCCactaaaatgcttaaaat gtGTCTGCAGGATGCAGCACCCGTGGAGGAAGCGTGGAGAACCTTCCCTGTGAAGTATCCGTCAGTAGAAATGTCAGAGGATTGCCTTTACCTCAATGTGTACAGACCATCTGCAGAACCAACTACCG GTGATGGTGTGGATCCATGGGGGCTGGCTTCAGGAGGGGCCTTCCAGTATGATGGATCCCCACTGGCGGTTTACCAGAACGTGGTTGTGGTCGTTATTCAGTATCGACTCAGTATTTTGGGATTATTGAGGTATCAGACCGAAACGC ACATCTACGGAGTTTTCCTGAAAGGCCCACCTGAGGATGTTTTAAAGAACCAAGAATTCCAGAAAGTTCCTATGCTGATAGGAGTGACCAATCATGAGTTTGGATGGATGCTCCCACAG GCCTCAGGTTTAAATGAGGTCATGCTGAATGAATACCTGCAGCAGGACGACTCTCCGGAGAACGTGCGGGACGCTTTCACTGAGACACTCGGCGACATGGTGCTCGCTCTCCCCGTTCTTAAAGTGTCTGCATACCACGGAG ATGCGGGCGTGCCCGTGTATGTCTACGAGTTTCAGCACAACGGGACGAGGCCAACTTCTGTCAGAGCTGACCACTATGACGACGTTCCTCTTTTTGCACCGGGCACACTGTGGTTACAGGTACTTGAAACAGGAAGATCCCTCATACATGGCTGCACCTGA
- the LOC129110945 gene encoding TNFAIP3-interacting protein 1-like, with product MSQHENTMDRRPVERSQTKDNRLYPSLPNTDRYKVCVADRSTGEKLHTAAVYPPDSLPKSEAAAASCVVRMKAQILLLDEQRQELLSINEKWAKEYRTMAHYYKERVQALKALLQHDHAEEEMSEEGENKVTLSKKVKDQENAWTGDELLKAEKEAEELRAQNSSLTRKGQHQHEEIRRLNKALDEALHTTQPLSVSSETLQDLWKHQAEVYKEDFLKERRDREKLKDKYLEQEKKYRKVHSELRVLKSQVTWTPTPRPVLKSSSTNTAACPQWEVRQINHHIQLQRRQAFNNKP from the exons tcacaacatgaaaacacaatggaCAGACGACCTGTGGAGAGATCACAGACCAAAGACAACAGACTGTATCCATCACTGCCCAACACAGACAG gtACAAGGTTTGTGTGGCGGACCGCTCCACAGGAGAAAAGCTTCACACAGCTGCAGTTTATCCTCCCGACAGTCTCCCAAAG tcgGAAGCGGCGGCTGCCAGCTGTGTCGTCCGAATGAAAGCACAGATACTTCTCTTGGATGAGCAAAGGCAGGAG CTTCTTTCTATTAATGAGAAATGGGCAAAAGAATACCGCACCATGGCACATTACTACAAAGAGAGG GTCCAAGCTTTAAAAGCATTACTGCAACATGATCACGCTGAGGAGGAGATGAGtgaagagggagaaaataaagtcACATTATCCAAGAAAGTCAAGGATCAAGAGAACGCATGG ACTGGAGACGAGTTactaaaagcagaaaaagaggCAGAAGAGCTGCGAGCACAAAACAGCAGTTTGACACGAAAAGGGCAGCATCAGCACGAGGAGATCCGGCGATTGAACAAG GCTCTAGATGAGGCACTTCACACTACTCAGCCTCTCAGTGTGAGCAGTGAAACACTACAGGATCTCTGGAAACATCAG GCAGAAGTCTACAAAGAAGACTTTTTGAAGGAGCGCCGGGACAGAGAGAAGCTTAAAGACAAGTATCTGGAACAAGAGAAGAAGTACAGAAAAGTTCACAGTGAGCTACGAGTCCTCAAATCTCAG GTGACGTGGACTCCGACACCACGGCCTGTCCTCAAAAGCAGCAGCACAAATACGGCCGCATGTCCACAGTGGGAGGTCCGCCAGATCAACCACCACATCCAGCTACAAAGACGGCAGGCGTTCAACAACAAACCGTGA
- the si:dkey-192l18.9 gene encoding F-box/LRR-repeat protein 7: protein MGANNGKQYGSEGKGSSSISSDISSSTDHTPTKAPKNVATTEGLDSSTRTLSTPSPGLILPSKSSSLSSPALSSNGHDTNSSSSSSARAETVAVVHCQPGTHTRSRQSKSHHHAPVDLLPDHALLQIFSHLPTNQLCRCARVCRRWYNLAWDPRLWGTVRLTGELLHADRAIRVLTHRLCQDTPNVCLTLETVVVNGCKRLTDRGLHVVAQCCPELRRLEVAGCYNISNDAVFEVVSRCPGLEHLNLSGCSKVTCISLTQEASLQLSPLHGQQISIHYLDMTDCFSLEDEGLRTIASHCPRLTHLYLRRCTRLTDEALRHLALHCPSIRELSLSDCRLVGDFGLREVARLEGCLRYLSVAHCTRITDVGVRYVARYCPRLRYLNARGCEGLTDHGLSHLARSCPRLKSLDVGKCPLVSDSGLEQLAMYCQGLRRVSLRACESVTGRGLKALAANCCELQLLNVQDCEVSPEALRFVRRHCRRCVIEHTNPAFY, encoded by the exons GTAAAGGGAGCTCAAGCATCTCTTCTGACATAAGTTCGAGCACAGATCACACACCAACCAAAGCTCCAAAGAATGTGGCTACCACCGAAG GTTTAGACTCCAGCACCCGGACTCTGAGCACCCCGAGCCCCGGTCTCATCCTTCCATCCaagtcctcctccctctcctcacctgCCCTCTCTAGCAACGGCCATGAcaccaactcctcctcctcctcctcggcccGCGCCGAGACCGTCGCCGTGGTCCACTGCCAACCCGGCACCCACACGCGCTCCCGCCAGTCCAAAAGCCACCACCACGCCCCCGTTGACCTCCTCCCCGACCACGCCCTCCTGCAGATCTTCTCCCACCTCCCCACCAATCAGCTGTGCCGCTGCGCCCGCGTGTGCCGCCGCTGGTACAACCTGGCGTGGGACCCGAGGCTGTGGGGCACCGTCCGGCTAACCGGGGAGCTGCTCCACGCCGACCGCGCCATCAGGGTGCTGACCCACCGGCTGTGCCAGGACACACCCAACGTGTGTCTGACCCTGGAGACGGTGGTGGTGAACGGCTGCAAAAGGCTCACCGACCGGGGGCTGCATGTGGTGGCCCAGTGCTGCCCGGAGCTGCGCCGCCTGGAGGTCGCTGGCTGTTATAACATCTCCAACGACGCCGTGTTTGAGGTGGTGTCCCGCTGCCCAGGCCTGGAACACCTGAACCtctcag gctgcTCCAAGGTCACATGTATCAGCCTCACCCAGGAGGCCTCTCTCCAGCTGTCCCCTCTCCACGGCCAGCAGATCTCCATCCACTACCTGGACATGACCGACTGTTTTTCCCTCGAGGACGAGGGCTTGCGAACCATCGCCTCCCACTGCCCCCGCCTGACCCACCTGTATCTGCGCCGCTGCACCAGGCTGACGGACGAGGCCTTGCGCCACCTGGCTCTCCACTGCCCCTCCATAAGGGAGCTCAGCCTCAGCGACTGCCGCCTGGTGGGGGACTTCGGCCTGCGGGAAGTCGCCCGCCTGGAGGGCTGCCTGCGCTACCTGAGCGTGGCCCACTGCACTCGCATAACCGACGTGGGCGTCCGCTACGTGGCCCGCTACTGCCCGAGGCTGCGCTACTTGAACGCCAGGGGTTGCGAGGGGCTGACGGACCACGGCCTGAGCCACTTGGCCAGGAGCTGCCCCAGACTCAAGTCCCTGGACGTGGGCAAGTGCCCGCTCGTGTCGGACAGCGGGCTGGAGCAGCTGGCCATGTACTGCCAAGGCCTGAGGCGAGTGAGTCTCAGGGCCTGCGAGAGCGTGACGGGCAGAGGACTCAAAGCTCTGGCGGCCAACTGCTGCGAGCTGCAGCTTCTCAACGTGCAGGACTGCGAGGTGTCGCCGGAGGCTCTGCGGTTTGTGAGACGCCACTGTCGCCGGTGTGTCATCGAGCACACAAACCCCGCTTTCTACTGA